In one Lolium rigidum isolate FL_2022 chromosome 3, APGP_CSIRO_Lrig_0.1, whole genome shotgun sequence genomic region, the following are encoded:
- the LOC124704086 gene encoding zinc finger BED domain-containing protein RICESLEEPER 2-like encodes MADEAGNDSQVVQGTETVDPSNEEGHEDEMIQGNELVQVDEMTQGDEIGQGEELTQGEELLQGHELAIAEVATPPTTRRRKKKSLVWEHFTIEDAAGGATRACCKLCKQTFAYSSGSKIAGTSHLKRHITLGSCPKIKSQEHKIALASTIGTDNDGDGTVERRSKRRYRYTGYANASFDQDRSCSYLAKMIILHDYPLHIVQQPTFTAFIDSLQPRFRVADVDTMEVEVYAVYQKEKEGLLQALSTMPGRISLTIGLWTTSQTLGYVSLAGQFIDSEWKLHRRMLNFMMVSSPHSENALSEAISASLTDWSMKDKLFTITLDNDCSSHDIYSANLRDHLSSKNDLSLKGQLFVVRCYAHILNAVAQDVIASIHGVIYNIRESIKFIKASPNREEKFAEIALQLEIPSTKTLCLDVTTQWNTTYLMLLAALDYKQAFTQLETCDDNYNEAPSFEDWKKVEAACNYLRLLYDSAHSIMAAGNPTSNIFFHEAWKLQLELANASGHEDPVFSTIAKDMHERFDKYWKDCNLVLAVAVVMDPRFKMKLVEFSYSKIYGVEAAKYVKVVNDSVHELFKDYVAQPLPEQGATNHAAANGNNTHANHPSTGDGLLDFDMYLSEIATSQPSKSELEQYLDESLTPRIQEFDILNWWKLNTLKFPTLSRMARDILAIPMSMATNGSSIFSAGTGTRMLDDYRSSLRPEIVEALVCAKDWLPYSTTAPEAPSSGLLGKME; translated from the coding sequence ATGGCCGATGAAGCTGGCAATGACAGTCAGGTGGTCCAAGGTACTGAGACTGTTGACCCAAGTAATGAGGAAGGCCATGAGGATGAAATGATCCAAGGCAATGAGTTGGTCCAAGTTGATGAAATGACTCAAGGTGATGAGATTGGTCAAGGTGAGGAGTTGACACAGGGCGAAGAGTTGCTCCAAGGGCATGAATTGGCCATCGCTGAGGTGGCCACCCCTCCAACCACGAGGCGCAGGAAAAAGAAGTCCCTAGTGTGGGAGCACTTCActattgaggatgctgctggagGGGCCACTCGGGCATGCTGTAAACTGTGCAAGCAAACCTTTGCTTACAGCTCTGGTTCAAAAATTGCAGGGACCAGCCATCTCAAGAGGCACATCACCTTGGGTTCCTGTCCTAAGATAAAAAGCCAAGAGCATAAGATAGCACTGGCTTCAACAATTGGAACTGACAATGACGGTGATGGTACCGTGGAGAGGCGGTCTAAGAGGCGTTACAGATATACTGGTTATGCAAATGCGTCTTTTGATCAAGACCGCAGTTGTTCCTACCTGGCAAAGATGATCATTTTGCATGACTACCCACTCCACATTGTTCAGCAGCCAACCTTCACTGCTTTCATTGATAGTCTGCAGCCCCGTTTCAGGGTTGCTGATGTCGACACAatggaggtggaggtgtatgctgtttatcaaaaagaaaaagagggtCTCTTGCAAGCATTGAGCACTATGCCTGGAAGGATCAGCCTCACTATTGGATTGTGGACAACTAGTCAAACTCTTGGCTACGTTTCACTTGCTGGGCAATTCATTGACTCTGAATGGAAATTACATCGAAGAATGCTTAATTTCATGATGGTGTCTTCGCCTCATTCAGAGAATGCACTCAGTGAAGCTATTAGTGCAAGTCTTACTGACTGGAGTATGAAGGATAAGCTATTTACCATCACATTGGATAATGATTGCTCATCACATGATATCTACAGTGCGAATCTGAGAGACCATCTCTCCAGTAAGAACGACCTCTCGCTTAAGGGCCAGCTATTTGTTGTGAGGTGCTATGCCCACATCCTGAATGCAGTTGCACAAGATGTCATTGCTTCTATCCATGGTGTCATCTACAATATCCGTGAAAGCATAAAGTTCATAAAAGCTTCTCCTAATCGCGAGGAAAAGTTTGCTGAGATTGCTCTGCAGCTGGAGATCCCCAGTACCAAGACCCTTTGTCTGGATGTTACAACCCAGTGGAACACCACCTATTTGATGCTCTTGGCTGCCTTGGATTATAAGCAGGCTTTCACTCAACTAGAAACATGTGACGATAACTACAATGAAGCACCTTCATTTGAGGACTGGAAAAAAGTTGAGGCTGCCTGCAACTACTTGAGGCTGCTGTATGACTCGGCTCACAGCATAATGGCAGCGGGAAACCCAACCTCAAacatttttttccatgaagcttggaAACTTCAGCTGGAGCTGGCAAATGCTTCAGGACATGAAGATCCAGTTTTCAGTACCATTGCCAAAGATATGCATGAGAGGTTCGACAAGTACTGGAAGGATTGCAACCTCGTGTTAGCTGTTGCTGTTGTGATGGATCCGCGTTTTAAGATGAAACTTGTTGAGTTCAGTTACTCGAAGATTTATGGCGTCGAGGCTGCAAAGTATGTTAAGGTGGTAAATGATTCAGTGCATGAGCTTTTTAAGGACTATGTAGCACAGCCACTCcctgagcaaggagcaactaatcATGCAGCTGCCAATGGGAATAACACCCATGCAAATCATCCTTCAACTGGTGATGGTCTTCTAGACTTTGATATGTATCTTTCTGAGATTGCCACAAGCCAGCCCTCAAAATCTGAACTTGAGCAGTACCTGGATGAATCCCTCACTCCACGTATCCAAGAGTTTGACATTCTGAACTGGTGGAAGCTTAACACACTCAAGTTCCCAACGCTCTCAAGGATGGCACGTGATATCTTGGCAATTCCGATGTCCATGGCGACCAACGGCAGCTCCATATTTTCTGCAGGAACAGGAACCCGCATGCTCGATGATTACAGAAGCTCGCTCCGTCCCGAAATCGTGGAGGCGCTTGTCTGCGCGAAGGACTGGCTTCCGTATTCGACCACTGCACCGGAGGCGCCGAGTTCTGGGCTGCTTGGCAAGATGGAGTAG